The Vanessa cardui chromosome 2, ilVanCard2.1, whole genome shotgun sequence genome contains the following window.
ttaagtaggCTGAACAACATTCAACCATTGACTgtattagaatataaatataaaaaatactgacacaatttcaatatcataaacaatatattcgatatcaatttataaaaatgtcttaataaattagatttCACTCAAGtacgagaatattttaaataatatatgcacgtgttactttatacaaaaaaaaaatgccaaactatacaaattaaaaattagtccACCAGCAATGGCGATGAGTCGATTGCGCAAACACGCCATCGTAAAGAGTTTTGCTCGgcgtattatttattgattgttgAAAAACAATGGAGCTGGCAGTGAGTCAGTGGGTCAAGGGTGTGTCCTAGTTACGCAGTCGAAATTCGCGGGCTACAGCTGTCAGTTGCTAACCTCAATGTATAGAGAGGGGCGTGCGTCGATgcacgtaattttttttttatttattatgattgttGTCATCTTGGTTAACAATTTGTTATTCACTTTTTGTATTTATCTCATAATaagttaataacaaaatgtattttgttcgacataaataaaaaaaaatgtatattattaatcgaccatttttatttgaatttaataattaattttaaacaaaaatatttaattttaatgatacttAAATGTGTTCACATTGAAATCTGAGCGAACAACCTTAAAACTTTGTTatctttcttaaaaaaaaaccttggcGAAATTGCTATGAACAATATTGTTTCCTGACCGGACAGAATGGTTTTGGTCTTAAATAAACACTTcctacttattaaattaaacctttACGGGTTAATATATGCCATTTATATTGTCTTCAGTGAGTCCttagtatttgtaaataatgttactgAAATATACTCTACAGTATAAGTATTGTTGATGTGTTCCAATTATTTTATACCAGCTACTGGAAATAGGGTTTCAATCGTAATGAAATGAATTGAAAGTATGTCATGCAAGTGTTTCAACTCTTAGAATTAAGGCACAAGTGAGTTTAAGAAATGTGCTCCTACCGTCAAACAGTTCGTCTGATATGAAGGTAATAAATCAAGAAATTGCGTTACTTAccttactataattttaaatatatgtcagTTATATTTTTCTACTGTATTACTTACATAATCAGTCTTATATGAATTTCTTGTTTATATTAGAAACCCAACTTAGTTAATcacttaaagtaaataaataaattacaaatgtacCATTaccatttaatttaacatttattataataacaaaatcgtCTAATATCAATGGCGATAGATAGCACATCACTAGCAGAGCCTAAGATGGCGTTAGGTATGCCGTATGACGTAAACCAAGTTTAAGGTTGAATGGATTTCGGACACTTGTCAGTTGTGAGTGAATGTTACACCGGTACACCCACATGCCGCGGCGATGCTTGCAATGCGAGGTCAGCGTGACGGCTATCATATTATAAGCCATGGCTAAATATTGTAAGAGCAAATGAAAATTTCATATGCATCATATATGTAATGGGAGCAGTGTCGAATTAGTACATGTTGCCTTTGGAAATTGTAGTTGaattttctttacattatttaattccaagaagaaattaaaaatctgTTTACTTTGTAATGATCATATCTCCATTTTAAATGGAGATAAGCCAATTGCGCAGGCGCATTCATCTACTTGACCCGTTTAGTCTGATGTTCGTaccaataatgaaataaattgatcACTACCAAGTGACCACTTCACCACACGTGTTACTGTTACTTAATTTAGTTTTAGACCATAGATGATGACCCTgatattatacaaaatcaaaGGGTTGTAATAAAATGACCCCGATTTGGCTTATAAATGTCTATAGtcctgtaaataaataacgttttaGATGTCTACAATTgccgatatttataaaaaatcggTTAAGAACAACTGACTAGAAAACGAAAGTTTAAGATAATTTAACGTTAAGAAATTTGGCTATTCATTCTTAACATTCGCTCAGAAATTTGCTCATATAATTActtgatataatattgtaagtaGCAACTCCCAATTCATACAACATACATAAAGTGACTCAGTGTTTAGCAATTTATCAGACAATATATTAGCAATCATAAGGCTATAATTGAACTTGAGTaaacaaaaagaataatattaaataagaatgcTTCGGGATTATAATTAAAGATcttgtttgtaatataatatgattattaaaaccaatcaaatttgaacgtaaataaattatcattagtataagattattttaaaagttcctATTTTATACAACCCCATCTAGCGGCCAGTAGATAAAATATACCACAAGTCTGCTTCGCTGATTTATTgacaaaacataaatgtaaaaacgTATTTCGAAACATGGAGGATccggaaaataaaatatcagtttTATGCTTAGGACCAAAAGGGTCGGGAAAAACGACATTATTAAAGAAGCTACAAGACGCTGATGGTATCGACTACACATACAGTCCCGTTCCGACGCTTGGGACAAATATTTATGACGTaagttatatcaataaaaatgggAAAAAACAAGTGCTTTCAATTCGCGAAGTTGGTGGAGAAATGGCATCATTATGGAGCAATTATTTTGATGGCATCGAAAAAGTGAGTTAAAAAGTTATAACACACAATATCCCATAAGCTTTAGAAATGTGGaatattttcagttttaatGTAGatacaataaagatttttagataaaaaGTTTCCATAGTggcttgtaaaaataatatgttaattagtaattacatagtagtagtttattttattatccagGTGTTGAGTATAAGATGTTTTTCgtgacttaatttttttcagGTAATATTTGTGGTAGATACGTCCAATTTATGTCAAATATCCGCAGCGGCTGTTATGCTGTATACACTATTGGCTGAACCGAAGTTGAAGAATGCTAAGGTTTGAAatcaagataataaataatatagatttgaaGTTAGacaattgtatacatatattttttttttcaagttcaTCCTGGTGTTGAGTAAAATGGATGCAGCGTACAGACAAATGCGAAACGAGGCGTTACTTATGCTTCAATTCGCTCGACTCAGCAGTGAACTACAAAATGCACCAATTTTGCTTGAGGCCTCGCCTTTAACGAGCGAAGGATTGGACACCCTACGGTCATACCTCGCAGAAACAAAACGCGCAACAAaagtaactaattaaaatatttttgtttaattgcgTTTTATTATCCTTGacctacaaaaataattgtctaCATGCAAATTAACGAGAGATGAACAGATACAAGAATTATTGCGAATTGTTTGATAAAGATCAAAACttttttcagttttaaaataatattcttatttaaatactcctacacattttttttgaattttaatatattttttgttaataaaaaataaaagttatcctTCCATCGTAGTAGTGTTATATGCTGAAAATGTAGTATTGTATATTTACGATGTGTATgataatatgtataaagaatatgactgtaaacttaataaaatgcGACTTAATTTGATATGAATGAACACCCATTTTAGTTTGATTAACATGAGGTCAAATGGGctatattttttggttttatttttcattggatcaaatcaatcaattgtCTTCGAGATACCTGTAAATATTATCAGACttagaattaaataatcaccaataataataattacaatgttttgAGTAACCCAATTCAAGCAAAAACAAAAcgctaaataatttgttatatgtaatatgaCATTAGAACATAGGTCATAAATATGTCAAAGTCTTCATTTGAAtttgtattgattatttaattcgtATTTTAAACGAAGATTAAGTTATGAGTTATTTATTAAGCATTTGAAGTAATAAATGATCGATTATGGATATTTCAAGATTATGCCGTAGTTGTATGCGAGAAGTGGCGTCGTGGGAGAAAGACAATTTTAATGATAGTGCAGtagaaatgttttgttttagcACAAATATTAAGGTATaccttaattttttaaaaatttgaccAATTCCAAATTATTTAAGAGCATATAGATTAAtcagaatttaatatttttagtatgctGAATATTTCCGTTTTATCGTAGtatacttatgtattttttcaaggtaattattaaaaaggtaaataacacatttaataATCTTTTCATTGTGATTTATAGATTACAGATAATGAGAAGCTCCCCAGGCAGTTTTGTTATGattgtgttataaaaatagagtcatgttatacatttataaaggaAGCTCAGAATGTCGATATCACCCTCAAAAACATCGCCTCTAGAAGTGAAACGAGCATTATTATTGAACCAGAAACATTTAAAAGCATTGAACCAGAGACTAATAAACTAAGATTAACTTTACCTGAGTATAAATTATCCATCGGCATAAcaagttttaataatacaaacaatttaACCAACCCTGCTTGTAATTTGAGCAGCATAAAAGATATATCGAGTGATAATACTCAAACCAtcacaaaaaattgtaaaccgCTAAATGAAATTGCTAATAAAGATGATAGCAGTAATAAAATCAGTAAAGACATTGCAAATGAAAACTTAATAGAAGTGGACGAGGCAAAAAAGATTATTTGTCCAGCTTGCAGAAAGTCTTTTGTGTCACAAAAATGGTTTACCAAGCATATGGAGAAGGAGCACTCGGGACACAAATACACATGTGATCATTGTCCTAAATGTAAGTatgtaaaattgtattacaattctacttttaaaaactacctaatcatttttaattgagTTTTATACAGGCCAGTCTAGcctattatttattctaaacaTATAAACAGTATCACTTATTATTGTGCTCCTTTTTAATACATAAGTCAGTTCATTTGCAGGGCcatgacatcttagtttaaAATTGGATCAATGTGAGGAATGTTTAATGTCTAGAAGCAccaatatctttttatttttccttctgCATGCAATGtgagcttatttatttttttactatttcagCATTTTCAAAGCCGTATCAACTGGCATATCATGCAACTTCACACTCAGAAGAAAGAAAGTTTGTTTGTAACACATGTGGAAAGAGGTTCAAACATCACAAACAGTTGAAAATACACAACAGAGGACATTCAGACGTCAGACCCTTTGCTTGCGATAAATGTTCCATGAGGTATGTGAAAATTAAGTCATGGTCTTCTCTTTTTGAAGTTATTGTACTCATTCCAACACACCACTTCTACATAGTATATAGACACAAGGCATATGTAAAGTGACACATACTGATTTCCTTATACtgttttccttcatcatcaagcacaagataaaattaaactcaaattaagcatatcAATTAGGTTAATTTCAGTTAAAATTGATATGTTTTTGCTAGTAGATCATATCGGCTCTCTTTctgtaattttacatatatataatggataCATATTTTTCCTTAAGTTATATGATAGATAAGATGTTTCTATGcatgtatattataaactaacaaTATTGACTAACACAGTACAGAATGGAGATCATTTCTTTcatctttataaatttatacataaaatatcaaattaaaagaaatgttataCTTGGATTATGAAGTACAAACACAATTGTTTGTTCTTCATAATCTTTTAGTTGTTTCCTGGTTTACTGGTTttctatattaatgtatatatcaATCCTCAGgttcaaaaataaaagtgtacTGAAATGTCACATGAAAGTGCACGAGGAGGTCAAGCAATACCTATGTTCGTATTGTGGTTGGGGGTTTTCACAAGGTAAGCTAGATCATCTTTATCGagcatcatatttttatatactaatttatgATATTCTGAATTAATTTCCTATTAtggagtttattattatttaaactatattctGTACTATAAAGAATATGATTACATATTGTTGACCCAATGTAATGTGTATCAATTCTTATAGTCAATTGTGTCTTCcgtttataaatgaataataatagcGTCTCGATTTCCAGCTCACAACTTGGAGGTGCACCTCCGCACGCACACGGGCGCCAAGCCGCACGCGTGCTCGCAGTGCAGCTTCCGCTCGGCCGCCGCGTCGTCGCTGCGGCGCCACCTGCGCCGCCACAGCGGGGCGCGCCCGCACGTGTGCGCGCACTGCCGGAAGGCCTTCCACGATGCCAGCGGCCTGGTACGTGCGGCGCACTGCCCGCCTCTAGCTCGGAGGTCAAAGGCGGATcgtcgtatattatttttataaattatatttagtattgcttttcccagtggttcgaacgcgtgcatcttaaccgatgattgcgggttcaaacccaggcaagcaccgctgtttcatgtgcttaatttgtctttataattcatcttgtgctctgctgtgaaggaaaacatcgtgaggaaacctgcatgtgacaaatttcatagaaattctgccacatgtgtattccatcaacccgcattggaacagcgtggtggtatatgttccaaaccttctcctcaaagggagaggaggcctttagcccagcagtgggaatttacaggctgttgttgttgtttgcttTTCTCAATTCTCAGCTATAAAACTGATTATATGGTATTTTATAATGGTCGTACGTGGTCCACAGACACGCCACACGCGCACGCACACGGGCGAGCTGCCGTACAAGTGCCCGGGCTGCGCGCGCACGTTCGCCGACAGCTGGAAGCGCAAGACGCACCTCATGCGCGCGCACCGCCTGGCGCTGCACGACATCCCGCGCATGCGCACCGACGGCACGTGCGCCAGCTAAAAAGCTTCATTGTATACCAAATCTTCACACACCAAAGAGACAATACAAAATCATAAGAATTGAATATCTCAGCGCAGCAAATGTGTTAATCCAAATTTTCGTCCCTTCAAAAGtgtttttgcaaatattttgttaacaatGGCATCATAATATATTTGGTGTAGGAATTGTCTGTGTCTTTAAATGTgtaggaatttatttaaaacaaaatacattttaagaaatattacaaatgatttgTTGTACAACATGTGTAGTCCAAAGTAGCTAAAATAcaagttttgtaaataaaacgacatactaaataaataataattattattttaaaattgtacacACAGTAACAGGATATATCGATGGAAAACATAATAGTCAACATTATGCAGGAAAGCACCAACAATCTACAACATCTATATatacttctatatttttttcaaaaatgaaataacgAAGACAGTCTCATTgtactaaatgtatatttattggaaGATAAAAGTACAGATTCCTACGAAATATGAATACTTAATACACCGTACACTAGAATTCTGTTTATTAACAGTTATGCTACTACTCCATATGCGGTAATGTTAAAACAACTGTCTGACTGCGTCATAACTTATAGCATCCGAATTTGCGTCTAGCCTGCGACAGcgtacatttttcatttacgTTTCGTTCGCTTTATGAGTCTCAATCGTATCTTTGTTTCACATACGTTGTCATAAAACACAAaagttaaagtataaaaaaatgagCGAGATCTAAGTTTAGAAGTGGGTTGATGTGAAATTATTCGTCTTGAAATTAGCTCGCCGAGATGATTTTGGAATAGCATTAGATTCTCAACTTTGGAGTTCTCATATAACGTCCCTGATACGAAGACTCAGTTCCACGCACTTAggaaagttagacaactaaatGATATTTGTATCGCtcacttataaatttatatagtattatgtattatggcatattactttggggtaacgctgcataTATATGTCGAATGGTCAAAAAGTCTAATaaggatttattaattatttatcggaCGTACCGGCGAACACATGACAGCGAAAAAAGGGATATTTCAAAAGATATCGAAGGAAAtatattacgaacgtgaacaACTGgtcttatatttcgaatatcatcaagtctgataacgagttgatgcctgactcctcgttatatataatctgtttttattttacaaaatgacATTGATTTTCGTTCatcaagtatatataaaattacataacaaaacTACGTTACTAATAACTGATCAACTTCCTACAGAAATGCAATGGCCAAAAAGGTTTTTCCTCAATCTTTTTTTACCAAATTAATGTCAACCAATTCACAGCTTAGTTAAATTAGATCGCAATCTAATACTTTTAGTACTATTCTATAATTCAAagaattcgttattaattaattgtttgaaaTACTATGGACCATGGAGCAGTAGCGTTGCTAGACACCAGATGGCATAATGGATACTAATGATTACGAAGACGGTACCACTCACTAAGGTAGCCAATGGTAGTGAATTAGAAGCTAGACCCTGgtttgacaatattttatacatataaaatattaagagtACATTACTATGATGAAATATGCaagaaatatatacttatataatatatataatcgacCCCATATTAACTATatactatttacataaaaaaaaaaactttagataGACGACAtcaatacattttgtttataagtttgaaatatattagaataaaagCAAGGGGGCGGGGCATTGGGGTATATAATTGTGACGAACCTTTATAAAGCGGTGCCACATGCTTTGCACAGTTATACAGTTATTTGGACATTTTGTACGATATTCGACCACTCCACCTTCGAAGGCACTAAGTAAAAAGCCGGAGCCACTTTCTGACCGCAGGGACACTTGCAACctgaaatatgaaatgaaacattttaGGGGTATTAGAAATTAAGGCATTATACGATACGATGTTATATACATTGCCTATTTTAACCGTAAAAGGAAACAAAGACAATGAACAACACTTGACATCGAACGTGTTATCACTAGTCGAGAACTTGAATAAGTTAAGAACGTTTTCAATATCGACGCagctgttatcggaattttatGCCTTATTCTGTTAAGTGGAATAGTGGTGTACTTAAATAGAATTTGGAGAAACACGAACTGGTTTTGCACAAATTAGAAGaaatacatgaaaattttacattaatggTTTGTTGAtctacaattttaaaacatatttagtaaaataatataagtaggtTATCGTCCACTGTTTCGAGCATATCAGGCTGCTTCTGTTTTTATCTCTTTTGTTGAACACCAAAACCAAACAGATGGCCCTTATAATTTTGCAGTTTCGTTTCGAGTTAagcaattgttattaaatatttggctATAAGAATATGTTATGTGTTATGTTagttactttgattttgatatatataattataacaaaatgatCATTTTAGACCTCACTTCGACCGGGCTTCGATAACGTTATCTAGTAATAAAAGTGAggtaatttatgtataataaggTTATAAAAAGCCGCTCAGACAGCGACAGCGCCCCACGCTCCCCTCCCGAGGGAGAGGAGTGAACGATCATCGAGGGCTGGCGGCCGAAGCCGTCGCCCGCCTCACGCTCAGGGCGCCGCGCCACGTCTCATCTTCGCGGCTGGTACGATCACACGTAGTGTGTTGATCTCGTGAAGAGCTTACTATAGAAATGATCCTATGAAGTAA
Protein-coding sequences here:
- the LOC124538769 gene encoding zinc finger protein ZFP2-like, which codes for MDISRLCRSCMREVASWEKDNFNDSAVEMFCFSTNIKITDNEKLPRQFCYDCVIKIESCYTFIKEAQNVDITLKNIASRSETSIIIEPETFKSIEPETNKLRLTLPEYKLSIGITSFNNTNNLTNPACNLSSIKDISSDNTQTITKNCKPLNEIANKDDSSNKISKDIANENLIEVDEAKKIICPACRKSFVSQKWFTKHMEKEHSGHKYTCDHCPKSFSKPYQLAYHATSHSEERKFVCNTCGKRFKHHKQLKIHNRGHSDVRPFACDKCSMRFKNKSVLKCHMKVHEEVKQYLCSYCGWGFSQAHNLEVHLRTHTGAKPHACSQCSFRSAAASSLRRHLRRHSGARPHVCAHCRKAFHDASGLTRHTRTHTGELPYKCPGCARTFADSWKRKTHLMRAHRLALHDIPRMRTDGTCAS
- the LOC124539183 gene encoding ADP-ribosylation factor-like protein 16, with protein sequence MEDPENKISVLCLGPKGSGKTTLLKKLQDADGIDYTYSPVPTLGTNIYDVSYINKNGKKQVLSIREVGGEMASLWSNYFDGIEKVIFVVDTSNLCQISAAAVMLYTLLAEPKLKNAKFILVLSKMDAAYRQMRNEALLMLQFARLSSELQNAPILLEASPLTSEGLDTLRSYLAETKRATKVTN